Genomic window (Ananas comosus cultivar F153 linkage group 1, ASM154086v1, whole genome shotgun sequence):
ATTAGGTGAACAAGAAGAACTCCAACAATAGAACTTGCAATGGCTTCTTCTATGTTTAAGAACTTAACATAAGAAGTGTAGATATGAAATAGAAGCTCTACATTGTTGACACTTTTTGTCAGCTTCTTGGCACCAGTTTAATTAAACAAAACATTTTTGCATCGTCATGACCTCCAGCAAAGCAAATAAAAGGGACAttaattgaaattaattaatcaaaatagGTTTTCTCTGGGCATGGAGTTATGCTTGTCAGGTCAAAATGATCCTATTCAGGTAGCTTGAATTATGGATATCGCAATATACATTCTGGGTACATACTCTAGACACGTGCCAGTGTTTATCATCAGCCAATCAttgatttatttctaaaattgtaAAGACTGTACCACAGATCAATAAGTAATGAAGAAAAGAATATCTGAATGGAACTTACTTCATCCCCAACACACGAGAGTAGAAATCAAGACTCACTTTAGGATCTTTAACTCGAAACATCTGCAAACcattaaaaaaaccaaaaattcagatttgctTTGTCAACAGAAGATTACCCTCAAAAACCTAACTGCCTAACTCAATgggaaaatataagaaaataaaggGAAAAGTACACCATCAGTCACTAAATTTACAGTGAAATCTCACTTGCGTCACCAAACTTAAATTTGGTTCAATTGAGCTACTATAACATGGCTACCAGTTCACCTCTTGGCGATGATGTAATCACTAATTCAGCTGCCAACACACCTCTTGGAGACGGCGTGAcagttgaaaaataattagTCAAAAAATGTCGCAACTTGATTAACTACGATCATTGCCGCATCAACTTTTGCTAGCTGAATCAGCCGTCACATCATTCCTTAGAAAAAATGATTCAAATGTATGTAAACCTCCTTATCTGTAGGCCAATTTCAATTAGACTCCTTTAACTACTTTTCTTTTGATTGAAACTCCCTCAACTTCTAACTGTTTCAATTTTAGTTACTTTCTTAAATCGAATCATCCCACTTAGTTAATAACCTCTCAATCATCCCACTCGGCAATAAAGGCTCTTCAAATAGATAGAGAGAAACAATTTTCAAATTACAGCTGTAAAACAAGAAACCCATCCATCAACTAATGTAGAAGCAAGGGTCCAATATCACTAGAACAACAATGGCAAAAAAGGTACATAGAAATAAAGAGGGAACATGAAGCATCAAGAAGTTTAAAAAAGAGCTTATCACATATACTACAAAACATCACAGGTAGAAGCACCCACAGCCCACGTGACTAATAGTGATGTCTCTTGATGTTCTAGTGTCCACCATTTTGAGTTTAGGTAACACCCAATAAATCCACTAGCATGGTGCTTAAAAGAGATAACACAATAAAGATATTAAACTAGACTAAAATCTAGAGATTCTATACACACATAAAAAGGGAACTATACAATTAACTCCTTAAcataacaaaatacaaaaacacCCATCAAACTTAAAATAACATAACTATAGACAAACTATGCGAAAGAAGATATGAAAATATATGTATTGTGGAAACTTTATAACGAATTAGTTACCTTACAATTAAATTCCACTTTCTCTTTGAGTGTCACAATCAGCTCTACCATCAACATCTTGAACCTACAATATGAAAAGCATTATCACATAGATAAGAAACAATCTAAAAAAACATAAcatacaataattattttaaaatttagaactaaaTGCTTAAGGATTGAAATGGATTCATGACCTTTGAAGATTGAGCATCCGACTGCTTTGAAAAAAGCATATCTACTTTGGCCTCTATAGAAGCTAATCTCTCCTTAAGGTCATATATTTCTCTATCTTTATCTCTTAAAATTTCTTCCATTgaaatgatctttaattgatgagaATTGTTTGACGATACGTCACTTAGCATAGAGGGTGTTGGACCAAATCCCACACCACGAACACGACCATGGCGATCTTGGCCAATCACTTTAGAATATGCATCATCAGCCGCCCACATTGAGCTACCTCCTGAGCTGCCTTGAGTGACATCCGATTCTTTTTGCATTAATTTCTTCAACTTCTTctgaaatttggaaaaaaagaaaaatatgtgtATATTAAAATATACAATGAAGAAAGTAAATATAAGTAACAATATAAATTCTCGAactatacaatattttttttggcgCGCTTTGTAACAGGCTCTCCATTTTTTTGTTGATGAAGCGCAATATAAAGCTTTCCCCTACTTGGAACTTCTCCATGCTTCTCCTactcataaaatattttattaaagagGACATAAAGTTAAAAGGCAGCATGCAAGAAACTGAAAAACCTCCTACTTACCATCTCAAATGCATACTGTgctattgattttgaaccaccAGTATGAAAGtccttttttttatctctattttctttattttttctactaCGTTCCTGCAAGCATATTGCCCCAATTTTAGCAAATAGGTTCCAtctctaaagaaaataaaaaaaatgtataaggcAAGAAATTGCAAATTCAGTACATTGATAGAGCCAATTACTTTTCCAAACAatataaatagtgcaatatagtTTTGTAGAACAAGATATACCTTCGCTTCATCAGAACGCCAATAATCAACTAATCTAGCAAATTGGGCATGATTAACAGATGGTGGTGCCCTAGCTAAAATCTCCTTCCTTTTTCGTGATTCATCATAATATTTCGCTTTCAACTCGCACTTGTAATTTCTCCAAAGATCGCCAAGCTTCTTTATTGTGTTATGCCGAATCTTTTCTCTTGTTGTTGGATCTCTCGGGAATTCAAACTTTGACTATACCCAAAAGTTCTTCACATTAGATAATAAATTTGTGCCAAAATTATAACAAACAACAAGATAAATAATTGAATTCAACTACCTCAAGAACTTCCCAACAAGAATTTTTGTACTTAACATCCATCTTACGCCAACTCAAGTAATCAATTGGAGCTAGATTTGGCTTCCTGACTACAGTACCCATAAATCTATGAAGAATGCTGCCTTCTTTATCAATGGGCTGAAAATAGTTATTATATTTCAACATAATCCGTTGATTAGAAGGCAAATTCCAAATGTCAGACATACGAGTGACCCCTCGTTTTCCACGTGCAGATGACCCACCTATTTGATTAACAAAAGAAACATACAAACAACACGAGTTTTTAGCAattctttttctaaaagtaaATAAGCAATTCTTTCTTTACTTCTCTATAATACAAGTATTTAGCAAAATATAGTTACTATAAGTATTATGATATTGTTGAAGCTATGCAggaaataaagtgaaaaatagaTGTTAACTTTAGATATGAAGAATTAAAATAGCCATTTGAAGCAGCAAACAAATcaattaataaaattcaaataggaATCTAAGGCTAGTCAAAGTTGAAATATAAACacttttttaagtttcaaatgaTGCATTTAAACACTAATTATCAACTATATAAACTAAATCAAACTATATATAGATGTTAAAAATCAATGATAAGGAAAGAATTTAAGGTATACCAGTGATACAAATTTCCACTTCATTAGAATCTACTTGGTCGACATCATCATCCATTTCATGCGTCTCGGCATCTGGTTGGTGCGGAAGTGAAAATTCTCGAGTCTGTTTAGGGCATTGTGTCGGTATCTCCACATCACCCTCTACAGAGCAAAGCTTGAGACGTTTCTTTGCCATTCCTGCACATAATGTTACGCATATCATTAATAATaggaaacaacaaaaaaaaattagtaatgaCATTAGAAATTACAACTTTTATAACAATGACATTTCTATATTTAATTTGCTTATGATATTGAAACAAAATGCCAGAAAATATACAATACAATTTTGCTTTCTCTACTTGCTAGAGCAACTACTTGTTGAGTCATCATCAAACTAGGAGCTATCTGTGTACTTGTCCTCCTGTATTAAGTTTTCAGAAGCAAGCGTCTTGTTGACTGTAGTTCCATCTACATCATTTCTAACCCAACTAAGATAGTCATTTGTATCGCTTAATAAACTTGCAAGATCTATATTATATGGCTCACTATCATAGTATGTGTTGTCGTCAGCTTCACCAATTCCAGCACTACCAATATCAAACACATCTCTAGGTTTTGTCTTAACAACAGTGAGCCAATCTGTGCCCTTTCCACCAAATTGCAATTTACCGAGACAAACACTCCCCCAGTGAAAAGAAGGGGTTGGGAATTTCTATTTAAATGCATTTAGAAAATTGCAATAATAGCATGGAGCCAACAAATTACAGAATCATATACAGCACCAGGCAGGGATTAGAGTTAGCAGATAATAGAATATGTACAATTATTTGGTATTGAACATCCTACAGAATGAGCAAATAATCCAGCAAACATGAGATTAAGGGCCACTCAACACATTTCAGAATCAAAGAAATAGCACAACCACATAAAGATCAAGAACATACAAATGAGTCAAGCTGACAACTAGGAAGAAGCAATGATATACGCAGTTTACTAACCAACAGAAATACAACAACCTATCTGAAGAATGGATATAGCTCTAGGAAAGGAAACTCCCCTATGCCAAATTGGTCAAAAGGTGGAATTGCATTTAGAATTAGCTATGGATAATCCACTACTTTGTGGATTATCCTATATTAGAAAATTAATCAAAAGATTCAAAACCCAGAATAACTTTACCAAAAATACAACAACcaaagaacaaaaacaaaaaaaacaaaaggttaACTTAACAAAACCTATCAAATTACAAACCTAAATTAGAGCATTAATCACAACTCCACAAATTCACAAAATACAACCCAAATCTCAACTAATCAACCAAATTCATACTAGTAGAAGAAACAAGAGAAATCCAGTCAAAACTTACTACATCTCacccaaataaataaataaataaaacattaaACCTAGAAAAACCTAAATTAGAACATCAATCAAATCCCAGTATATCTTTACCACCAAAAAAGCACCGACGAAATTCAAATCTGAACCCAAAATAATAATCAGAAATTCATACCAGGAGGAGTCGAAGCCGATCTATCGCGCACCACAAAGAGAGCTCACCTACGAGAGATCAGAGTCGGAGAGCGAGATCAGagtcggagagggagattggtgtccgagagggagagagagtgttgagggagagagagggggtctGATCGTGAAGAGAAGGGGGCGTGGTGGGGGGAGGGGGTTTGCGCGGCGGAGTGGGGTGTGCGTGAGGTGGGGAggggtctttttcttttttgtttttggggcAGGGTTTTAGTTGGATGAAACATTTCGTTTGGGTTGAGTTTTAGtttgaatcaaaaattttttgtttgagttttagtttgaatcaaatatttaaaaaaaaataatgctaaaTCTACAATCAGAAAGTGGTCGTAATTTTATAAGTTcactataattttataactttttttattttaataccagaatccatatattacatatttgtacctttaaaaaataaaaaaaataataaaaaaattaaaaaaattctcaatcATTATATTACTTTATACCGGCGGTTTATAACTGTtataataattagttaaaaCCGCTGCTAAAATATTTTTGCGAGCGCTTATGTTAAGTGTTATTAAATTAACTGTCGTCCTAAATCAAGTTTTTTGTAGTGGCGGAAGGTCGACCTCGTCTTGGTCGCCACCCCTTGCAGGGATCCGTAGGAAACTAtttaagtacaataataatgacatgcataagcatcCNGTTTATGGATTTTAGTTAGTACGTACTTGTAGTTATGTTATGTTATCTATTTAGAATAAAGTTATTCGGTTTACGTATGCGTAATATATAACGAGTTAGAATGATAGAATAAAAGAAGCTCTTTAAAACCTCTGCATGGTTTCAaccattcctagagcaagtggcaaagggcttggtggttggtacccgagatcttaagttcgaatcctaattaattcacatttccagctaaatttattttctaaatgaaataaacgaagcgggtagcgtgttacctatctctttctctcaaaaaaaaaaaaatcatcaaaaagtTTAATTAGTGTGAAATATGAGTTGCAACACAGTAGTAAAGAAACTTCatctaaaaggaaaaaagaaaaataatcctTTTCTTCAACATTGCCTAGTTTACAAAACCATAAGGTAAAGAATAATTTGgaagaaagcaagaaaaaaaatacaaaaaaaaaacttaattagctATAGtgtaaaagaaattaaacatattatgaggactgagattttggcagtgtagctaaactctctgttgatattatttttgtgtgtaatttaattatataagcactcatcaagtttcgaGAGAAAAtaagttaggatggagaagttacgcgacctgtactaatcacttaaagtgaatagtagtaactccggttttccgaagaagccaatgagtggagatggcttctgatGCATATTTGACtctgttcatagtgatccaatagctcgttttcaatggttcgacTGGCCtgaacccaatggcactgacagatttggattttgacgcacgattttcgagaaaaagggattttattagatttacacatttatatatgtgtgtggtttttggTAATTGAAGAGTGGATGAGTTTCGTTGCAAATCGGCGATCATATCGGGCGAAATGAAATTGCGAGTTTGATACCCTGGTCATGCTGAATGCGCTGGCGCAGTCCGTTCGTAAAtatgacggacggatcttccaAAAATTCATAATGTTTGCTAAAGGGTCGATTTTGGCAAAACAGAAAATCCGCAAAACACCTTATATTTTACGTACCGTTTTGAGTGATTTCGAGCAAGGAGGTACATCTGTGCGATTTACTCATGCCGTGAAGGACTCAGTATGAAATTCTGAGTCTTCGGGGACTTTTGCGCAAAATTGCAATTGGTATATATGTTGCGATCTAGGGTTTTCTTAGCCTAACCCTAGACCTTTAGCTCCCTCAGCTGACCTCCCCAGCCGCCAAGCACCTTCCCCTACCCTCGCCGCACGCGCCCCGGCCGTCGGCGCGcgcctccggccgccggaatgGGCTACATTGCTTCTCCTCCACCAACTTGCCACCATCCCTGCCGTGGACCACACGGAAGGATCCCCATACCTGGGCTTCCTCCCTTGGCCTTGCTCGACCTCCGGCAGCCTCGACCGCCGGTCACCGCCGCCCCCGCGCGCTGGCATTGCCAGTCTGGGCAGCTTGCGGCCAGCCTACGCAGGCACTGGC
Coding sequences:
- the LOC109709952 gene encoding uncharacterized protein LOC109709952 isoform X2, translated to MAKKRLKLCSVEGDVEIPTQCPKQTREFSLPHQPDAETHEMDDDVDQVDSNEVEICITGGSSARGKRGVTRMSDIWNLPSNQRIMLKYNNYFQPIDKEGSILHRFMGTVVRKPNLAPIDYLSWRKMDVKYKNSCWEVLESKFEFPRDPTTREKIRHNTIKKLGDLWRNYKCELKAKYYDESRKRKEILARAPPSVNHAQFARLVDYWRSDEAKERSRKNKENRDKKKDFHTGGSKSIAQYAFEMEKHGEVPSRGKLYIALHQQKNGEPVTKRAKKNIKKLKKLMQKESDVTQGSSGGSSMWAADDAYSKVIGQDRHGRVRGVGFGPTPSMLSDVSSNNSHQLKIISMEEILRDKDREIYDLKERLASIEAKVDMLFSKQSDAQSSKVQDVDGRADCDTQRESGI
- the LOC109709952 gene encoding uncharacterized protein LOC109709952 isoform X3, with the protein product MAKKRLKLCSVEGDVEIPTQCPKQTREFSLPHQPDAETHEMDDDVDQVDSNEVEICITGGSSARGKRGVTRMSDIWNLPSNQRIMLKYNNYFQPIDKEGSILHRFMGTVVRKPNLAPIDYLSWRKMDVKYKNSCWEVLESKFEFPRDPTTREKIRHNTIKKLGDLWRNYKCELKAKYYDESRKRKEILARAPPSVNHAQFARLVDYWRSDEAKKKLKKLMQKESDVTQGSSGGSSMWAADDAYSKVIGQDRHGRVRGVGFGPTPSMLSDVSSNNSHQLKIISMEEILRDKDREIYDLKERLASIEAKVDMLFSKQSDAQSSKVQDVDGRADCDTQRESGI
- the LOC109709952 gene encoding uncharacterized protein LOC109709952 isoform X1, which encodes MAKKRLKLCSVEGDVEIPTQCPKQTREFSLPHQPDAETHEMDDDVDQVDSNEVEICITGGSSARGKRGVTRMSDIWNLPSNQRIMLKYNNYFQPIDKEGSILHRFMGTVVRKPNLAPIDYLSWRKMDVKYKNSCWEVLESKFEFPRDPTTREKIRHNTIKKLGDLWRNYKCELKAKYYDESRKRKEILARAPPSVNHAQFARLVDYWRSDEAKRWNLFAKIGAICLQERSRKNKENRDKKKDFHTGGSKSIAQYAFEMEKHGEVPSRGKLYIALHQQKNGEPVTKRAKKNIKKLKKLMQKESDVTQGSSGGSSMWAADDAYSKVIGQDRHGRVRGVGFGPTPSMLSDVSSNNSHQLKIISMEEILRDKDREIYDLKERLASIEAKVDMLFSKQSDAQSSKVQDVDGRADCDTQRESGI